The proteins below come from a single Rhinoraja longicauda isolate Sanriku21f chromosome 5, sRhiLon1.1, whole genome shotgun sequence genomic window:
- the cyp1b1 gene encoding LOW QUALITY PROTEIN: cytochrome P450 1B1 (The sequence of the model RefSeq protein was modified relative to this genomic sequence to represent the inferred CDS: deleted 3 bases in 3 codons) encodes MSNGTAVLGQLVEKQVGEMVKVRVQLWLAVALSALLGLQVWRWVGKQMVGGLPGPFPWPVVGNAAQLGRLPHLTLCEMSRRYGDLFRIKLGGRTVVVLNGEDVIRQALVRQGADFSGRPDFASFGAVSGGRSLAFGRDSEEWRRHRRVAHSAVRSFSRGQAATNKALEGHVVCEVYQLIVLFAEGSTDGAVWDPRASLVVAVANVICALCFGKRYSHGDEEFRALLSKNERFGRTVGAGSLVDMMPWLQYFPNPLRSAFREFKLINRQFYSFVQEKARERRRRLNHCPQRVRDMLDTFIRTIDHRPDLSSHYVESSLTDIFGASQDTLSTCLHWLILYLIWKPELQEKIQRELDTVVGRGRIPTVEDEPHLPYLVAFLYETLRFSSFVALTIPHATTRDTTLRGYPIPKDTVVFVNQWAVNHDPLRWTQPGLFDPSRFLGGDGSIDKDLTSRVMAFSLGRRRCIGEELSKVQLFLCLSLLAHHCTFKANPSEQLTLDFTYGLTLKPHTFTVNVTLRDSLEHLQSEVERIEQEEGSQ; translated from the exons ATGTCCAACGGGACCGCTGTGTTGGGGCAGCTTGTGGAGAAGCAGGTGGGGGAGATGGTGAAGGTTAGGGTCCAGCTGTGGCTGGCCGTGGCCCTGTCTGCGCTGCTGGGTTTGCAGGTGTGGAGGTGGGTGGGGAAACAGATGGTGGGTGGCCTGCCTGGCCCGTTCCCATGGCCTGTGGTCGGTAACGCGGCACAGCTCGGCCGGCTGCCTCACCTGACCCTGTGCGAGATGTCTCGCAGGTATGGCGACCTGTTCCGTATCAAGTTGGGGGGCCGCACGGTGGTGGTGCTGAACGGTGAGGATGTGATCCGCCAGGCC CTGGTGAGGCAGGGAGCAGACTTCTCTGGCCGCCCGGACTTCGCGTCGTTCGGGGCTGTGAGCGGTGGCCGGAGCTTGGCCTTTGGCAGAGACAGCGAGGAGTGGAGACGACATCGTAGGGTCGCCCACTCGGCCGTGCGATCCTTCTCTAGGGGCCAGGCGGCCACCAACAAGGCGCTGGAGGGCCATGTGGTGTGCGAGGTGTACCAGCTGATCGTGCTGTTCGCAGAGGGCAGCACGGACGGGGCT GTTTGGGACCCCAGGGCCAGCCTGGTGGTGGCGGTGGCCAATGTGATCTGCGCTCTGTGCTTCGGCAAGCGCTACAGCCACGGAGACGAGGAGTTCAGGGCTCTGCTGTCCAAGAACGAGCGGTTCGGCCGCACGGTGGGTGCGGGCAGCCTGGTAGATATGATGCCTTGGCTCCAGTACTTCCCCAACCCCCTGCGCTCCGCCTTCCGAGAGTTCAAGCTCATCAACCGACAGTTCTACTCATTCGTGCAGGAGAAGGCGAGGGAGCGGCGCCGGCGGCTCAACCACTGCCCACAGCGAGTCAGAGACATGCTGGACACCTTCATCCGCACCATCGACCACAGACCAGATCTCAGCAGCCACTACGTGGAGTCCAGTCTCACCGACATCTTCGGCGCCAGCCAGGACACC CTGTCCACCTGCCTCCACTGGCTCATCCTCTACCTCATCTGGAAGCCTGAGCTGCAGGAGAAGATCCAGAGGGAGCTGGACACGGTGGTTGGGAGGGGCCGAATCCCCACGGTGGAagacgagccccacctgccctaCCTGGTGGCCTTCCTCTACGAGACCCTGCGCTTCAGTAGCTTCGTGGCGCTCACCATCCCTCACGCCACCACCCGCGACACCACCCTGCGCGGCTACCCCATCCCCAAAGACACGGTGGTCTTCGTCAACCAGTGGGCGGTCAACCACGACCCCCTCAGGTGGACCCAGCCCGGCCTCTTCGACCCGTCCAGGTTCCTGGGCGGCGACGGCTCCATCGACAAGGACCTGACCAGCCGTGTGATGGCCTTCTCCCTGGGGAGGCGGAGGTGCATCGGCGAGGAGTTGTCCAAGGTCCAGCTCTTCCTCTGCCTCTCGCTGCTGGCACACCACTGCACCTTCAAGGCCAACCCCAGCGAACAGCTCACCCTGGACTTTACCTACGGCCTGACCCTCAAGCCTCACACCTTCACCGTCAATGTCACCCTGCGGGACTCCCTGGAACACCTGCAGTCGGAGGTGGAGAGGATAGAACAGGAGGAGGGCAGCCAGTGA